A genomic segment from Parafrankia irregularis encodes:
- a CDS encoding DEAD/DEAH box helicase: MATGAVTLPAGIALVPSARMVEKMASARVRGEDDLDPEGFVDQLRRMSAGVPARLETKTGQATATLRLYTDTHIALLRPTNRNDGYFLNHVGRWSFQDHRSLAQGFLSVRCPRWTVHSQVRNIPAGSSSHIGVLTDAWTTLRTSGSPAGRIPGRHQEYLDTVERIILRTRDLERDRLAVTPILYRARRATREQRFSARGVYEFRLVERCQIAEGTQVQVNGDRGLRGVVLRSENLDMTIRFDDVPDFARIPAQGALTVLPSDVVYRAQLGAVAALRAGEAVSPRLLATLAEHRIQRSAPPDRSAVPGRDLERSQLDAFQRARGEPDLLLVLGPPGTGKTWTITEMAIAEAAAGRAGEGRAGEVRARRVLVTSQSNRAVDNVLRGLAGQLRCVRVGNPEALTGPARELTAEVQVEALKDDVLRNTEPIMSALAPFADVGATQDDAGARLGLLGAHLAEARQADRDVRARDAELDDITRRLRAPLEPEIAQAQAEIDRLNVVAERQRDRHARARDRYEKAAARRVPRWWAGIRRRGLDRRDRAVRAAAERVDAAEQELATARAWHGGLLEQVALLVTQDSVGGRLLAEREHAWGRRERALTHTARTAEPLYAELELAGCGLTRPDGETDDVAGWEQRERKLLDAVGLARTRAALLDDWRGRIPSADEELKHELVSYADVIAATCIGVSTKKLVGGLDFDLAIVDEAGQIALPDLLVPLVRARRAVLVGDHKQLPPYLDNDVAQWSRELVPGTEISASAVAETRDIVGRSEFERLFERIGAEHGVTLTTQRRMPETVATFISNAFYGGVLATIHPGSGPDPLFTSPLAFVDTSDQPPARRGESRAGANGGISNRLEADLIAALLASYGGHHRDWAVIVPYREQVQLLRQTLVRRLGGPVSVEDNIGTVDAFQGNERDLIIYGFTRSNRNGTVGFLSELRRLNVAMTRTRRQLVLVGDLETLGRSQDEGFRALIGELRVTLSRVGDLRGSREIETWLHDTAGRTQ; this comes from the coding sequence ATGGCGACCGGTGCGGTCACGCTGCCCGCAGGGATCGCCCTCGTGCCGAGCGCGCGAATGGTCGAGAAGATGGCGAGTGCCCGCGTCCGGGGCGAGGACGACCTCGATCCCGAAGGTTTCGTCGACCAGCTCCGGAGAATGTCCGCCGGCGTCCCCGCCCGGCTGGAGACGAAAACCGGGCAGGCCACAGCCACGCTGCGGCTGTACACCGATACCCATATCGCTCTGCTGCGCCCCACGAACCGCAACGACGGTTATTTTCTGAATCATGTCGGCCGGTGGTCGTTCCAGGACCACCGAAGCCTCGCCCAGGGTTTCCTGAGTGTCCGCTGCCCGCGATGGACCGTTCATTCACAGGTCAGGAACATCCCGGCGGGCAGCAGCAGCCATATCGGGGTGCTGACCGATGCCTGGACGACGCTTCGGACGTCCGGATCGCCGGCCGGCCGAATACCCGGGCGGCACCAGGAATACCTCGACACGGTCGAACGTATAATCCTGCGGACCAGGGATCTCGAACGGGACCGGCTCGCCGTCACGCCGATTCTCTACCGCGCCCGCCGGGCAACCCGGGAACAGCGCTTCTCCGCCCGCGGGGTCTACGAGTTCCGGCTGGTCGAGAGATGTCAGATCGCCGAAGGGACGCAGGTTCAGGTCAACGGCGACCGAGGCCTGCGCGGTGTGGTTCTGCGGAGCGAGAACCTGGACATGACGATCCGGTTCGACGACGTTCCGGACTTCGCCCGCATCCCGGCACAGGGTGCGCTGACGGTGCTGCCGAGCGACGTCGTCTACCGGGCTCAGCTGGGGGCGGTGGCGGCCCTGCGCGCGGGCGAGGCGGTCAGCCCCCGTCTGCTGGCGACGCTGGCCGAGCACCGCATCCAGCGCTCCGCTCCGCCGGACCGGTCGGCGGTCCCGGGCCGTGACCTGGAGCGCAGTCAGCTTGACGCGTTCCAGCGCGCACGGGGCGAGCCCGATCTGCTGCTCGTGCTGGGGCCCCCGGGAACCGGCAAGACCTGGACGATCACCGAGATGGCCATTGCCGAGGCGGCGGCTGGCCGGGCGGGCGAGGGCCGGGCGGGTGAGGTCCGGGCACGCCGTGTCCTGGTCACGTCACAGAGCAACCGGGCCGTGGACAACGTCCTGCGGGGCCTGGCCGGCCAGCTGCGGTGCGTTCGCGTCGGCAACCCGGAGGCGCTGACCGGGCCAGCGCGCGAACTCACCGCCGAGGTCCAGGTAGAGGCGCTGAAGGATGACGTCCTGCGCAACACCGAGCCGATCATGTCGGCCCTGGCACCGTTCGCCGACGTCGGCGCCACCCAGGACGACGCCGGAGCCCGGCTTGGGCTGCTGGGCGCGCATCTCGCCGAGGCGCGGCAGGCAGACCGGGACGTCCGAGCCCGGGACGCCGAGCTGGACGACATCACCCGGCGGCTTCGGGCGCCGCTCGAACCGGAGATCGCCCAGGCCCAGGCCGAGATCGATCGGCTGAACGTGGTGGCGGAGCGGCAGCGGGATCGTCACGCCCGGGCCCGGGACCGGTACGAGAAGGCAGCGGCTCGGCGTGTTCCCAGATGGTGGGCAGGGATCCGCCGCCGCGGCCTCGACCGGCGCGACCGGGCGGTACGGGCTGCCGCCGAACGGGTCGACGCCGCGGAGCAGGAACTCGCCACCGCTCGGGCGTGGCATGGCGGCCTGCTGGAACAGGTCGCACTGCTCGTGACCCAGGACAGCGTCGGCGGGCGGCTCCTGGCGGAACGGGAGCACGCGTGGGGACGCCGTGAACGGGCGCTCACCCACACCGCGCGGACCGCGGAGCCGCTGTACGCCGAGCTTGAGCTGGCCGGGTGCGGCCTCACCCGTCCGGACGGCGAGACCGACGACGTCGCGGGGTGGGAGCAGCGGGAGCGGAAGCTGCTCGACGCGGTCGGTCTCGCGCGCACCCGTGCGGCCCTGCTGGACGACTGGCGTGGCCGGATCCCCAGCGCGGACGAGGAGCTCAAACACGAACTGGTCAGCTACGCCGATGTCATCGCCGCGACCTGTATCGGGGTCTCGACGAAGAAGCTGGTCGGTGGGCTGGACTTCGATCTCGCCATCGTCGACGAAGCGGGCCAGATCGCCCTGCCCGACCTGCTGGTGCCGCTCGTCCGGGCACGCCGCGCGGTGCTCGTCGGCGATCACAAACAGCTGCCGCCCTATCTGGACAACGACGTCGCCCAGTGGTCGCGGGAGCTCGTCCCGGGAACGGAGATCTCCGCCTCGGCCGTGGCCGAGACCCGGGACATCGTCGGGCGCAGCGAGTTCGAGCGGCTCTTCGAGCGGATCGGGGCGGAACACGGGGTGACGTTGACGACGCAGCGCCGAATGCCGGAAACGGTCGCAACGTTCATCTCGAACGCCTTCTACGGCGGGGTGCTCGCCACGATCCATCCCGGCTCCGGGCCCGACCCGCTGTTCACCAGCCCGCTGGCGTTCGTCGACACCTCCGATCAGCCGCCGGCACGGCGCGGCGAAAGCCGTGCCGGCGCGAACGGGGGAATCAGCAACCGGCTGGAGGCGGATCTCATCGCGGCGCTGCTCGCCAGCTACGGCGGCCACCATCGTGACTGGGCGGTGATCGTCCCCTATCGGGAGCAGGTCCAGCTCCTGCGGCAGACGCTCGTCCGGCGGCTGGGTGGCCCCGTGAGTGTCGAGGACAACATCGGCACGGTGGACGCCTTCCAGGGCAACGAACGCGACCTGATCATCTATGGCTTCACGCGAAGCAACCGCAACGGCACGGTCGGATTCCTCAGCGAGCTACGCCGCCTCAACGTCGCGATGACGCGGACTCGCAGGCAGCTCGTACTCGTCGGCGATCTCGAAACCCTCGGGAGATCTCAGGATGAGGGCTTCCGCGCCCTCATCGGCGAGCTGCGGGTCACCCTGTCGAGGGTGGGTGACCTGCGTGGTTCCCGGGAGATCGAGACGTGGCTGCATGACACCGCCGGGCGCACGCAGTGA